Part of the Spinacia oleracea cultivar Varoflay chromosome 5, BTI_SOV_V1, whole genome shotgun sequence genome, AAGGATAATATGATTGGGGGGAAGTTGTTAATTAAGGAAGGTGCAACTGAAATTATATTACTTTCGTTAAACTCATTGTCAAGGATTACTTTGGAGAAAACaaatggattattattgatGTGGTAAAAAGATGGCCGTAGGCGGGGCTTCGGGCCGAGCCCTGTGTCGTGGCCAAAATGGTCCAGGCCCACTCTCCATTGTGCCAGTCCGGGTCGGgctgaaaagttcaaaatagGGTCCAGGCCCACATGCTTTCATGTCGGCTCGAGTCTTCGTGTCTACGCCTAATTTTTACAAATTTTAGCGTGCTTTGTCGTCCGTGTCTCGTTGTGCCTTTTCCAAAAACTGCTACCCAGGCCCGACCCGTCCCACGACTTCGTGCTTGTGTCGGGCCGTGCTTTTTCGTGCCCATGTCGGGCTTGGTTTTTTTGTATCGGGTCGGGTCTCGCCTCAGGTATAGACAAAAGGGGAAGTTAAGTGACAGATCTCTGGCACTTTAACAAGTAAGGCCACTAGAATAGTTAAGCAAGTATGAaatttatacaattatacacaaaaTTTAGGAATGCCGTAACTAAAATTACATTACGAAATTTTCCGCCCGGGGGGCGGGCCCACCCAATTCATACAAAACATCCGCCAGTTTTATCTTTTAGGCGCctgatatttttttctttgttcttAAGTATTTCTTTCGGGTTTTGCTATTCTGGTTGCTTTGTGAACtgtctttttttttctctttttgacATAAACTTAAAGAGCTTTTTGAACTGTCAATTTGTGCTGAATCTTGGTTTATGAGTGTTTCGGAAATTACCTACTATTGGACAGTGGGACTCATGGGAGTATATATGTcatattatgattatttgttATTACATATTTCGTGTATAGAAAAACCCATTATTAAGCATTTTCTTTCTGACAAAGTTGATTTCTAGAGTTGTGGcgattttcattttattttgttattattatcattattattattattgttgttgttgttgacttgttgttATTactccataataataataattattattattaatttttaactaTGGTTATTATTGATGATAAAGTACAAATGGGCGTGGTGGCTAAAGTTTGAGTGATATAGAGTCATACGTAGAAGATCAATGGCTGGTATATAGGTTAGTATGTCGAGTCAATTCGGGTCCTATAGGATCGAGTCAAATTTTGGCGGGTCTAGTTCGACCACAAGACGATGATCCACATAGGCCTAAGGtctctaggtggtgatgtaagTGATGCTAATGGTGGTCTGGTTATCATTGTTGGCCGGTGGGTTTAATTTACATGCATTAAATGGGTTATGCTAAAGGTGTTGAACCAAATTAAAATTATCAGCATATTATTATTGTTCTGTTTGAGTATGCCGTAACGTGTTGTGATAAGATATGgggtttgacaattttatatgCAAAATGCTTGCTTCCCTTAATCTTGAGTTTTAATAGCTTAAGAATGTTTTGATCTTTGTTTTATCTTCTTGTACGTGTTTCTATCATCGCTTAAAAGGTAATAATCATATCGTGTCATTGATGATTAATTTCTTTCTTCGTTTCTGAACCAAGAATGTGTTTTCTTACTGGGATTGAGTTTGTTTTCGATATATCATGTCAATGATGTCATAGGTTCTCTGTTTTTTCTTGCTTGTTGCAATTTGTACATATATTGCATTCTTTGTTTGCTCTGAATTCGGCCATCTAAGTACATTATGTTTCATTTCAGAccaattaaaaagaaaagagagagtAAACTTTTGTTCAGGTATGTAGCAGCAAATGCCATACTCGTGTATTACATAATCCAGGATAATGCATGTGTTTTGTTGCTCATTTTAGGCTTCTTTGCTGGTACTTGCCATTATTCTTTTAACAAGAGCGAGCAAGGAAAGTTGTGGAGGAAGGACGACATGGAGGAAGTGTTTGGACTTTACAGGCATGTTAGATCTTTTGATACATAGTTTAAGATTTGGTATAAAATTATTACACCTTATCATTTTTCCACAATTGTTGTATCGATCCTCATTGAAAATGGACTTCATTGCAGATCATTACTGTATATAGTCCTACATATATTCATGTATGGTGTAGACATATACTCATGGGGACACTATCAAGTCAATTATGCACTTATATCAGGGCAAATGGGTTCTCAAAAAGTGTTCCTTCTCAGCACTATGCTTGCGGTTCCTCCTATTGTTGGCTTCATAGCAAACTCGATATTTAGTCACAGCAAGTGGTATGCCCAACTCATCCCCCTGGCAGTGCTTTTGGTAAGAAAACGTATCTAAATGCATTATCCTCAATGTAAAGAAACCCAAATGTCCATAAAGGGGAGACAGAACTGGACTTCTCTAAGCAAATGGTATAAATATTTTGGTGCAGGTGTTTGTTGTTATCTGCATCATAAATGACTCAAGCCGATATGTGATCAAACGTCTATGTCAATCTCTCTATGGGGTAATGTTTACAAGAAACCCAAATGCATTTGGATTGATCTAGCTTATTATATATCAATGTCATTCAGTCATTCACTTtccatttctttctttttcaggTCACATTTTTGGACTTTTTCTTGGTAGACCAGCTAACCAGTcaggtttttctttttcttcttaccTGAGCTGAACTGATGGAAAATGCATATActtgattatgttttgattttttttcttttcctaatcaGGTTCCGGCAATGAGGGGTTTTGTGTCCTATGTTTGCCACTACATCAGCCCACCGAGTTTACACACCTTTCTTCATTATGCAGTGGCAATCTTACCTTACGGCATACGTGCCTTGCAGGTGTGTTTTCGTTTTTTATGAGTAATTTATAATGCTGATTTTAGTCTTAGTTTTTAGGGAAATTCTAGGTGGTAGACCTCTTAAAGGGTGGAAATAGAAAAACcatagttttaaatatggccaTGTGGTTCTAATTTACTGATTACGGTGACCTTTATGATGATTTATGTGGTTAAATCACGTAATTACTAACCTAGCCTCCACTTTATAAGCATATAATTATCATTGGGACTCAGAAGTGCATCTTTATAGAATCTAGAGATGGAGGGATTTCTTACGCCATATTAGCCGGCATAATCATATTTCTTTTGcatgaaaaagaaagagaattaGCATTGTTTAGTACTCTCTTTCATTCATTCTCTTGCTAGTTTCGAGATAGGTGAGGATGGGAGTATTTGTGTTATTTGATGACTTAGGTTGGTTAGGAACTTAGGATCGTAGGACGTTTTtggaaacttttttttttgtaattagaATCCCTAACTACCGTATCATCTAAAATAGCTTGAATAGCTTGTTGAGAATCCGAGCACATGATGACATTTGAGCATCCCCTAGTTTCAACCTGCTGCAGACCCATAAGAATGGCTCTAATTTCACCTGAAAGCACTTATTGGATTCTCCCTTTAAAGCCAAAGCCCCATAGCCAGTTTCCTTCTGAGTTACGAGCTACCCTGCCATACCTGAATAGTCACCTGCCTTAACAAAGGAGACATCGCAATTGACTTTAAACCAAGGGTAAAGGGGGGGCTGCCATCTGATCTCAAGTGTAGTAGAAGAAGGTTGGTTGATAGGGCTGCAATTCCTTGAAGTGTGAAATTCCCAGGCTAAAGCCCGGGCTTCAAGAATGCACTTATCTGGTGTTGTTCGATGATTTTAGAATACGCCCTCATTTCTCCTTAACCAAAATTTCCATAAGATAAAGGCGAAAAGAGTTTGCCAAGGAAGACCAATGTTGTCAATTTGAGATTTGGAACTTGATTCATCCATTTGCAGCAGCTGTAGACATAATAGCCTATGAGTAGAATATTGAAGCACTTGTTCTGTAATTGCATTTGATTATTGGCGGTATGAATGGTTTTCGTCGGTAGCATACAATATATCTGGTTATAAAACTCTTAGGATTTAGCAAGTTATAGGACTCTTAGGATTACATTTGATGCACTTAAATCATGTTTGTGGAATTAAGGTCTGACTTAAGGTTAAATATATACTTGACAGCTACTGCAGTGTTGAGGGCTGAGTCAATGGTGATAAATATTTAGTTTATTATTGAGCTGCATTTGTAGTGTGTTCGAATACGTGGGTTTGGAGAAAACATAATGTGGATTGTAAACTAGTTTGATTCCTAGGACAAATAATAAAGTTATCAAATAAGCAATTAGAGCTATCACATTCAGAACTTAATTCTGACAAAAACTTCTTGTTCAATACTACAGATGTTTGACATACATAATTTACCAAAATCAAATTTCATTGTTCTACATAAGTTAGAGAACTAAACACGTGAAAAAAAACAAGCTAGATATTCGCCTTTTCCTTTCTCCTGCTGACCCAAGTTGAAACAGGTTGTGATGGAGACTCAATAATAGGTTAGTAATTGCGTGATATACCCAcataaatcatcatttttttGACAGGGAAAACTGTGATTTCATTACTCAATCAATGCCTTATCCATCATGACAAGGGGGCTAATATCAGTAGGGCATTCCTCCATCCAGACTAGGACCTCTTCAAAATGTAGAGAAGCCTTCACCATAGCGTTTGCCACATTATTGCAAATTCTTAGTGCAAAATTAAACATACAGGCAGAAAAAGATTGAGCTAAATTACAAATATCATTCACTGTAACTTGAGTTCTTGATTTCTCATTGGTTCTGGACTGCCGTAGCTTCACCAACACCAAGCAGTCAGACTCCACTTGCACATTTCTGAACCCTGCATCGAAAGCATAGCGAAGCCCAAACCACACTGCTTCTGCTTCTGTGATCCTTGCACTCCTGCTTCGTCCAGCAGACATTAGGACATCTCCCACCCCGTCTCTAACCACCATACCCAACCctatcttcccatccaaagAGACTGCAGCATCTGTGTTAATCTTGTAAACTCCATTAGGCGGTCTGGACCTCCCTCCCTGTAGTTTCTTCTAGCCCTCCCTCTCTCTTCTCTGCCGCAATGGCTTCTCCTAAGAGGCTAGTTGTTCTTGTTACCACCACTCTTGGGTCCACTCTTTTCCTCTCTAGACCCATAGATTACGTGCATTCCACATTTGCCAAGTAAGTAAAATTACCAACTCCCACGAGAACTCCATGGTACACTACTTTGCGAAGTCTACTCACCACTCCCAGAAACTACCCTCCCAATTGCTAACCTCCAGCCTAACAGGGGATAATCTCCATATAATCTTGCTCTCCCTGCACATAAGCACCATATGGATGATATTTTCCTGACCTTCACCGCATCTAGGGCAAGTGTTATCAAGTGTTGAATTTTCCATACAAATTCAAGGTTTTCAAAATTGTGATAGTTCTATGCATGTTCTGTTTATGCTGTCAGGTTGGAGAATGAACAAAATCAACAACcagatggtgatggtgatggtgatggtgatgccGGTATTGATGAAGCAGAACCAATAATTCCTCCGTCAGTGACTAGTGAAGCAGAACTAATAATTCTCCCGTCAGTTACTGATGAAGCAGGTGATGCTGTTACTTATGAAGCAGAACCTGATGCTGTTACTGGTGAAGCAGAACCTGATGATGCTGTTACTGGTGAAGCAGAACCTGATGATGCTGTTACTGGTGAAGCAGAACCTGATGATGCTGTTACTGGTGAAGCAGAACCAGGTGATGCTGTTACTGGTGAAGCAGAACCAGGTGATGTTGGTGATGTTGGTActggagaagcagaaccagcaGCAGTTCAATCGTCCGAAGAAGAATTGGCTTAAGTATGTCGTAGTTTTGTATTCAGCTACTCAAATACAATTATAGGTTCTTTTTGACACGGAACATTCGTAAACAAAGTACTTGATTTTCATATGTAATAGAGACATACTTGCTAGGGCTTTAGAATCAGTGGCCACAAGTACAACTCATTATTTGGAATATGCTATGTCAGACTTGATCAGGTATATGAACTTGAAATAGAAAAAGCTCGATTATAGGGTATGAAAGAATTGAATCCTTTTTTATAATTGAAAATATGTTGGTTATGATCTGATAATCGCCATAAAGCTGTCAAAATAAGATAATTAGGATTAGGAATCTAAAAACCTGCCACTTGATGATTTAAGTGTTGGGATTTTAAGATAAACGAAAGAGAGGAATAGAGAGCATAAAACACTTTAACTTATTGGTTGAATAAAATCGTGAAATACAAGAAGTTTACTGCCTATTAAATAGGCTACAAAGAAAACTGGATCTAGCTTTGAACGTGGAGTATTAATGCCCCACTTGTTTAATTAAGAAAACGTAATTAAATAACTACTACGAAGTAATTGACTAAGTAAAACCATAACTATATTGAGTACCTTCAACATTAAGTGACTAATACTTGAGTTATATCAAATCTCCACCCAAAGATTGCCCAAAATTCAGTTCAGAAGGAACCAGACTATATCTTCCATTCACTCCTGCATCCACATTACATATAATGGTTTTATCTACTATGTTTCCATGTCTTAACAAAATCTTCTGCAACACTGGGCCTAAACTAGATCTAACATTGAGTCCTTTGAATTTGATAGTTGAGGTATTATCACTTCCGTTGCTCTGTGGATATAAAGAAGAGGTATTAATTACAAGCTCATGTACATAAGTATAACACAAATTAAAATGGGGTTACAAACGTGATTAAGTACCTGAATTACGTCAGCACTGGTAATTGTTCGTATGATTTCCTGCCCTGCTAAACAAGAAAATTCAATCTGTTACTCCTATAATTTAAGACTAGCAGAAAGAATGGAATTATAAGTAGTAGTAGTAGGGTGAATCGGACAAAAGAGTTACCATCTTCAGTACTGCATCCATTACATTGTTCATAGTAGACTGATTTTGTTCCACAGCAAAATCAAAGGATTCTTTGCTTCCCTTTATCCTCTTCAAATTCCCTGTTAACAGAAAGTTGGGGAGTAAATAATTTAGCCCAAGTTCAATCACTTAAGTAAGTTGAGCCATTCAAAAAGCAGTCTGTGATTTCCTCGAAACGAAGGGTGAGAAAGTTGACATGATTTCAACATATAGATGTAATACATTCAAGGAACAGCTTCTAGTTTCACTGTTTCAGTCATTGTGTTGTAGGGTTAGAAGATCGACATGATTTcccataaaaaaaatgaaaaaaacacTCAACAAAGAGAAGGATCAATCAATGAAGAATTGAAGATTACTGTCATGAATTACCTTTGAGAATGTGAATGTAAGGAAGATGGTTGAGCCTGCAAAACCCAAGGAGAGATTGACCA contains:
- the LOC110780103 gene encoding phosphate transporter PHO1 homolog 10-like isoform X1; the encoded protein is MEEVFGLYRSLLYIVLHIFMYGVDIYSWGHYQVNYALISGQMGSQKVFLLSTMLAVPPIVGFIANSIFSHSKWYAQLIPLAVLLVFVVICIINDSSRYVIKRLCQSLYGVTFLDFFLVDQLTSQVPAMRGFVSYVCHYISPPSLHTFLHYAVAILPYGIRALQVGE
- the LOC110780103 gene encoding phosphate transporter PHO1 homolog 10-like isoform X2, producing the protein MEEVFGLYRSLLYIVLHIFMYGVDIYSWGHYQVNYALISGQMGSQKVFLLSTMLAVPPIVGFIANSIFSHSKWYAQLIPLAVLLVFVVICIINDSSRYVIKRLCQSLYGVTFLDFFLVDQLTSQVPAMRGFVSYVCHYISPPSLHTFLHYAVAILPYGIRALQG